One genomic window of Trichlorobacter lovleyi includes the following:
- a CDS encoding mercuric reductase, giving the protein MTAVPRILPDTPYNRQLAENVHPGHWTNPEPLGRYNLVVIGAGTAGLICAAGAAGLGAKVALVERNLMGGDCLNTGCVPSKALIRAARAIHDARTASEFGMQGSNLAGFDFTVAMERMQRLRAGISCHDSAERFRDELGVDLFIGEACFSGPDSVNVAGKTLQFKKAAICTGARAAAPAVPGLAEAGYLTNETVFSLTEQPLHLAVIGAGPIGCELAQTFCRFGSKVTLIELAPAILGREDRDAAAILQETLIREGIDLQLGVKIAAVTSRGSRKVLHLEQEGHPLEVTVDQILVGVGRAPNTEGLALQTAGVEFDRSGVKVNDRLQTTNANIYAAGDICSAYKFTHMADAQARILLANALFKGRQKVSDLIIPWCTYTDPEIAHVGMYEQDATAQGISVTTITIPLSEVDRAVLDGATEGFARVHLRKGTDRILGATIVARHAGEMINELTLAITNNLGLGAIARTIHPYPTQAEVVKKLADTYNRTRLTPFVTRLLSGWLKWQRG; this is encoded by the coding sequence GGCCATTGGACTAACCCGGAACCGCTTGGGCGGTATAATCTGGTGGTGATCGGTGCCGGAACAGCCGGTCTGATCTGCGCTGCCGGGGCAGCAGGCCTGGGAGCAAAGGTAGCCCTGGTGGAACGCAACCTGATGGGAGGCGACTGCCTCAACACCGGCTGTGTGCCCTCCAAGGCCCTGATCCGTGCAGCCAGGGCAATACATGATGCTCGTACCGCTTCCGAGTTTGGCATGCAGGGCAGCAACCTTGCCGGCTTTGATTTCACGGTTGCCATGGAGCGGATGCAGCGCCTGCGGGCCGGGATCAGCTGCCACGATTCTGCCGAACGGTTCCGGGATGAACTGGGAGTTGATCTGTTTATTGGCGAAGCATGCTTCAGCGGGCCGGACAGTGTAAATGTGGCTGGCAAGACGCTGCAGTTTAAAAAGGCTGCCATCTGTACCGGAGCCCGGGCAGCGGCGCCAGCAGTACCCGGGCTGGCTGAAGCCGGGTATCTGACCAATGAGACGGTCTTTTCACTGACTGAACAGCCGCTTCACCTGGCTGTGATTGGGGCCGGTCCGATCGGTTGCGAGTTGGCCCAGACCTTTTGCCGCTTTGGCAGCAAGGTAACCCTGATTGAACTGGCTCCCGCCATCCTGGGCCGGGAAGACCGTGATGCTGCCGCAATCCTGCAGGAGACCTTGATTCGAGAAGGGATTGATCTTCAGCTTGGCGTTAAAATAGCAGCCGTTACATCCAGAGGTAGCCGGAAGGTTCTGCATCTTGAGCAGGAAGGACATCCCCTGGAGGTCACGGTTGATCAGATTCTGGTTGGTGTGGGCCGTGCCCCCAACACGGAGGGACTGGCACTGCAGACAGCCGGAGTCGAGTTTGACAGAAGCGGCGTCAAGGTCAATGACCGGCTGCAGACCACCAATGCGAACATCTATGCAGCCGGCGATATCTGTTCGGCCTACAAGTTCACCCATATGGCCGATGCCCAGGCCCGGATCCTGCTGGCCAATGCCCTCTTCAAAGGCCGACAGAAGGTGTCGGACCTGATCATACCCTGGTGTACCTACACCGATCCGGAGATCGCCCATGTGGGCATGTACGAACAGGATGCAACAGCCCAAGGTATCAGTGTAACCACCATAACGATCCCGCTTTCCGAGGTTGATCGCGCTGTACTGGATGGAGCAACAGAGGGATTTGCCAGGGTTCACCTGCGCAAAGGTACTGACAGGATACTGGGGGCGACCATTGTGGCCCGCCATGCCGGCGAGATGATCAATGAATTGACACTGGCCATCACCAACAACCTTGGTTTGGGTGCCATTGCCCGAACCATCCACCCCTACCCCACCCAGGCAGAGGTGGTCAAGAAGCTGGCTGACACCTATAACCGTACCCGCCTGACACCGTTTGTGACCCGCCTTTTGTCAGGTTGGCTGAAATGGCAGAGGGGTTGA